From Emcibacter nanhaiensis, one genomic window encodes:
- a CDS encoding beta family protein produces MVYFPQIKTTTAELKAFKNLHSREDDEIVVPILQLTKPRLSRTLDPLQSLENHMERVFKRIGKNKKTIVDITQDETYQDANLNQFIHDSSDGYIHWINHLNIIRTDYNKNIIPSVIGKAAPDTLPELIRQIDSLYNDYDNFSIRLPANVGEDFSKLQEMFDLLGLTEKTDKLYVLFDFNYVGSPHIEELKGTINVLDEKLWDLNWQSTNVILFSSCPSSFRIGNRNPGTLEQQNMAEYEILEYVQNHCDGISYGDYAYIHPERTDGGGFWLPRIDYPAADQICYYMREFNKDMSRNPNTGKLTIETTVPNDKAYKNISENISHEFFFQNDPLQSWGRNQILENISADKVTGKSPQHYIAVRSNIHMERVISFMR; encoded by the coding sequence ATGGTATATTTCCCTCAAATCAAAACAACCACCGCCGAACTGAAAGCGTTTAAAAACCTGCACTCAAGAGAAGATGATGAAATTGTAGTTCCGATTTTGCAGCTCACAAAACCTCGGCTCTCGAGAACATTAGATCCTTTGCAGTCTCTCGAGAACCATATGGAACGTGTTTTTAAACGTATAGGTAAGAACAAAAAAACTATTGTCGACATCACGCAAGATGAAACGTACCAAGATGCAAATTTAAATCAGTTCATTCATGATTCATCAGACGGATATATTCACTGGATTAATCACCTCAACATAATACGTACAGATTACAATAAAAACATTATTCCAAGTGTTATAGGCAAAGCCGCCCCCGATACACTTCCTGAATTAATAAGACAAATTGATAGTTTATATAACGATTACGATAATTTCTCGATCAGGTTACCTGCAAATGTGGGGGAAGACTTTTCGAAACTTCAAGAAATGTTTGATTTGCTGGGGCTAACTGAAAAAACAGACAAACTTTATGTCCTGTTTGACTTCAACTACGTTGGAAGCCCCCATATTGAAGAGCTGAAGGGGACAATAAATGTATTGGATGAAAAGCTATGGGATCTCAATTGGCAAAGCACGAACGTGATACTCTTTAGCTCTTGCCCTTCTAGTTTTCGTATAGGCAATCGCAATCCCGGGACATTAGAACAGCAGAATATGGCGGAATACGAAATTCTAGAATATGTACAGAATCATTGTGATGGAATAAGCTATGGTGATTATGCGTATATTCATCCTGAACGGACTGATGGTGGTGGTTTTTGGCTACCTCGTATTGACTACCCTGCTGCTGATCAAATTTGTTACTACATGAGGGAATTCAACAAAGACATGTCTCGTAATCCGAACACCGGAAAGCTGACAATTGAAACAACAGTGCCTAATGATAAAGCCTACAAGAATATTTCTGAAAATATTTCGCACGAATTTTTTTTCCAGAATGACCCACTCCAAAGTTGGGGACGCAATCAAATATTGGAAAACATATCTGCCGACAAAGTCACGGGAAAGAGCCCTCAACATTACATAGCGGTTAGATCAAACATTCACATGGAGAGAGTGATATCCTTTATGCGCTGA
- a CDS encoding ImmA/IrrE family metallo-endopeptidase, with protein sequence MLGNNLDQIVSSLTAEAPVIEMHDGEIPEFGYSDDSSRALTWLRGVNTSTSDKFDIEGVLESLNVKTHYEEMGSDNDLSGYIEKRHNGWHIGVNKYEVPGRQRFTLAHELAHLLFHRQIIQGRFEEAIKLFRSGDNTKHIEMEANAFAAELLMPSSRFRELWQSDTSLDEISNAFAVSRYAAEFRAKKLSLPRKQV encoded by the coding sequence ATGCTGGGTAACAACTTAGACCAAATAGTATCATCACTTACTGCAGAAGCTCCTGTGATAGAAATGCATGACGGTGAAATTCCCGAATTCGGCTATAGCGACGATAGTTCTAGAGCTCTTACTTGGTTAAGGGGGGTAAACACGTCGACATCGGATAAATTTGACATTGAAGGTGTCCTCGAAAGTTTGAATGTTAAAACACATTATGAAGAAATGGGTTCTGACAATGACCTTTCTGGCTACATCGAGAAGCGCCATAATGGTTGGCATATTGGTGTAAATAAATATGAGGTTCCAGGACGCCAAAGATTTACATTGGCTCATGAATTAGCCCATTTGTTGTTTCATCGACAAATTATCCAAGGGCGATTTGAAGAAGCCATAAAATTATTTAGAAGTGGTGATAACACAAAGCATATAGAGATGGAGGCCAATGCTTTTGCAGCTGAACTTCTAATGCCAAGTTCTCGTTTTCGTGAATTATGGCAAAGTGATACCTCTCTTGACGAAATCTCAAATGCCTTTGCTGTTTCCCGTTATGCCGCAGAATTTAGAGCTAAAAAATTAAGCCTTCCAAGGAAACAGGTTTAA
- a CDS encoding sce7726 family protein, with translation MLDADQIKVKLIDFLIDQDDCTLIASEVPFYQGYRKADLIHLANNSITAFEIKSDRDSLTKLLDQVSDYNHTFSFCYLVTTKKHLATARKLISPKTGIMLVEDSSISVVRKSKENKRLCKHSLTLALPGQDISKLTKNSRVDKALHSQRRYVESETTLQTLKKYFYEALFDKYHKNYTNFISDRGMRTTLTDLYYLQSSY, from the coding sequence GTGTTAGATGCAGATCAAATCAAAGTTAAATTAATCGATTTTCTAATCGATCAAGATGATTGTACTTTGATTGCATCTGAAGTTCCCTTTTATCAAGGTTATAGAAAAGCCGATTTAATTCACTTAGCGAACAACTCCATTACTGCCTTTGAAATTAAAAGTGATAGAGATTCGCTTACCAAACTTTTAGATCAGGTAAGCGACTACAATCACACATTCTCATTTTGCTATTTGGTAACAACCAAAAAGCACCTCGCCACTGCAAGAAAATTAATTTCACCAAAAACAGGAATTATGCTTGTTGAAGATTCTTCAATATCCGTTGTGAGGAAATCGAAGGAGAATAAAAGACTTTGCAAACACAGTTTGACACTTGCTCTGCCTGGGCAGGATATTAGCAAGTTAACCAAAAACAGTAGGGTGGATAAAGCACTGCACAGTCAAAGACGATATGTTGAAAGCGAAACTACTTTGCAAACGTTGAAGAAGTATTTTTACGAGGCATTGTTCGATAAATATCACAAAAATTATACTAACTTCATCTCTGATAGAGGAATGCGCACTACTCTGACAGACTTGTATTATCTTCAAAGTAGTTATTAA